The nucleotide sequence TGCTTGTAAGGGAATGAAATCATTCAGCAAGATTATAAAATCTGCTGTGGATTTCTACAAAAACATTTATTCGGATCAAATGCCACAAGTTTTACTTGATCGGtacaatgttgaaatttgtaGTTTAGTTTGGGTTGAGGGAAAGTTGCTTGTGCATTCTTATTATACTCCTAGAATGCTTAGGATTCCGCCGCCTGGTGGGGCCTTCAATGCATTAGTGGACAAGGTGGAATTGATGCCGCCTACAACAGTACATTTTTTCTTGATTCCTAAGGACAATAGCGAAAATTTTATGAATGTTTACCCTGAATTAAGGGCCAGTGCAATAGAGCCAGAGATTAAAGAAATGGAAGAATCTACGATTGCAGAGGAGCTTAGCCAATCCAGTAGTGAgaatgaagatgaggatgatgaaaatgggTCGTTTTTCAAAGGTGATAAATTTATTGATCTTtataatgaagaagaaggtgtTTTCTCGATCGGACTTAAAGGGAAAGATAACATACGTATCTCCTGTAAGGTAACCCCCGAGACCAAAATCGAGAGTCTTTTAAAGTTTTacttgaagaaaaaaggaATCGATGAAACTTCGATCAACTTGCCATCTGTGAAGATGATTTTTGACGACGAGGAGTTGAATCTTCATGACGTTGTAGCAGATACGGAATTGGAGGacgattttgaaattcagATAATAATGTAGAGCATTCGTTTGAGTGTGTaattgtatatatataatgATTAGCAAGCAACGGTTTGGCTCTGGTCTCTCGATCCATAACCCTTTTCGAAGCTTTCGGTTGATTTGGGTCTTCTCATTTGTGACTAATGATGAGGGACccattgataaaatttATACTATCTGAAATCAGGTTGCAAAATGGTGTTGAGTAGTGTCTGTACCACTTCTTGAAAGTGCAATATCGAAAGCGCGGTGCCAACCCATATTGCATACAGTCACAGAAACTAAACGTACAATCATCTTCAGCTTCATTGATAAAGAGGTCTCTCGGTGAGATTGGGATCACTTATTTAAACACCATGAGACTctcaaatgatgatgaaagtCAAGACTCGAGTGAGCAACAAATCATAAAAAAACTAACAGAATTGTTTCCCCAATTAGAACTCGAGGAAGAATCTTTACTCAATTGGGAGGTTGAATTGGCAGAAAGCATTGATACCTATGGAATAGAAGAAGCAATTGCAGGTATTGCACATTTTGAACCAGACATTGAACCTACCATTCATGACCGTAACGTCAGCACCGTGTTAGACTTGATCAAGGGGCATATCCAAGAGGGCAACGAATTCGGCAGTCTTATAATAGAAATTCTATGTTCTACACTTTCTCAAAGCCAACAACTCAGGATCAAAAACCATGGCAACTTACCTATACTCATTAACTTGTATATGAGTCTTTTAAAGGGTTATACAAACCATG is from Candida orthopsilosis Co 90-125, chromosome 1 draft sequence and encodes:
- a CDS encoding Esc2 protein (S. cerevisiae homolog ESC2 has role intra-S DNA damage checkpoint, double-strand break repair via homologous recombination, chromatin silencing at mating-type cassette and localizes to nucleus), which encodes MADLNNEAPVTTSPGNEKMHSTNDHDKPKKRSLLEDDFFSLSSSFDKKKRKHKHKSREATSSSPIGSERTIKAEEPTSINPDIQTNEKVIEKETKSGSVSIPKDDSKSTPSDTNSPTTLPLLDKEQILREIEQRVSEREAKLSTPLLDDSDEEEVQVEIVKSSPKTRNSAKSPIQDYSYKFAEADEKKRRYIIKIISKLPAPQDSTIEVDLACKGMKSFSKIIKSAVDFYKNIYSDQMPQVLLDRYNVEICSLVWVEGKLLVHSYYTPRMLRIPPPGGAFNALVDKVELMPPTTVHFFLIPKDNSENFMNVYPELRASAIEPEIKEMEESTIAEELSQSSSENEDEDDENGSFFKGDKFIDLYNEEEGVFSIGLKGKDNIRISCKVTPETKIESLLKFYLKKKGIDETSINLPSVKMIFDDEELNLHDVVADTELEDDFEIQIIM